In a single window of the Leptospira sanjuanensis genome:
- a CDS encoding formate hydrogenase, which translates to MGTEFSYLILLLLGVVILLENRLKRLVLLLAFQSVFLLVPLFENNGYGKHSLFLAGMILLFKVVLTPWILFWTARRTNSVESTFPKVGYIPTFALLMVGAVVGFFILGFTKLRFGEVNQMSFLYTFLLLYVGMVGFVVRRHWVGVIASFAVFENGTFLLTQILRTELPLGIEFGSFLDAVFIIGAAATLRISMEGSSENEKEEVSV; encoded by the coding sequence ATGGGAACAGAATTCAGTTATTTAATTCTACTTCTTTTGGGAGTCGTGATCCTGCTCGAGAACCGTTTGAAACGACTCGTGCTTTTGCTCGCGTTTCAAAGCGTTTTTCTTTTGGTTCCCTTGTTTGAAAACAACGGTTACGGAAAGCACAGTTTGTTTTTGGCGGGAATGATCCTTTTGTTCAAGGTCGTCCTGACTCCTTGGATTCTTTTTTGGACCGCAAGAAGAACGAACTCGGTTGAATCTACGTTTCCGAAGGTGGGGTATATTCCCACTTTCGCGCTGTTGATGGTAGGGGCCGTAGTGGGGTTTTTTATATTAGGATTTACTAAACTTCGTTTCGGTGAAGTGAATCAAATGTCCTTTCTTTACACATTTCTTCTTTTGTATGTTGGGATGGTGGGATTTGTCGTTCGACGCCACTGGGTCGGTGTGATCGCTTCCTTTGCGGTCTTTGAAAACGGAACCTTTCTTTTGACTCAAATCTTAAGAACGGAACTTCCTCTCGGGATCGAGTTCGGTTCCTTTTTGGACGCAGTGTTTATCATCGGCGCGGCGGCGACCTTGAGAATCAGCATGGAAGGATCTTCCGAAAACGAAAAAGAAGAGGTTTCCGTATGA
- a CDS encoding proton-conducting transporter transmembrane domain-containing protein, which yields MIILSYLIVAMSLIAPFLAGKVLGKNFFGQDTAIFIGLTLQSVLGLITSIYVYGYEHRRRTTVLLGYAVFFLSTGFCYLVGKTLWLILFWELSTVSAFLLYQGGKWTPNSIKSFIALVVAGGVGAFCFTYWIYSPESEFGNMFLVAGLLVKAAFFGFHFWLPEAHSGSPAHASAAYSGILVNLPLILFHQLVAPWLGNTVYIKILIPLAGFGVLWAGLSSLFSRDAKKAIAYSTVENMNFLFLCILLSALWKDNEVGSLRVLSRSFSFLFILSLIHHSISKTFQFLSIGYLTKISGFSNVDQNTGVGRISGLPSSLLSLGTISFLAIPGTTGFLSEATFVKLVAGVLEIPGQSAILVLPLLILVSSGLVLGAAGHLRIFLGMVLSRPRNNWQENKPSRSIFYSLSLSGILILLVSLGISAYAVYYSPTTEWLDEKWYRGLAIVNFLGLGMIALVGIFGWRTKISKRKLWDCGGNYGGADVAIPSDGISDPLVPSLGRYFTNEDGNSRLDDGILHGIIKFLNTFKTRVNEADEESISINLAFSSVTVVILLFVIIGLKLAEGDLWKLFLNTLTQ from the coding sequence ATGATCATTCTATCTTACCTGATAGTCGCAATGTCCCTTATCGCACCTTTCCTTGCTGGAAAGGTGCTCGGTAAGAATTTTTTCGGACAAGACACGGCCATATTCATTGGTCTCACTCTCCAATCAGTCTTGGGTCTGATCACCTCCATCTACGTTTACGGATACGAACACCGCAGAAGAACGACGGTTCTCTTAGGGTATGCCGTGTTCTTCCTCAGCACGGGATTTTGCTATTTGGTCGGTAAGACCTTGTGGCTGATTCTTTTTTGGGAATTATCCACGGTCAGTGCGTTCCTTTTGTATCAAGGCGGCAAGTGGACGCCGAACTCGATCAAAAGTTTTATTGCGCTGGTCGTTGCGGGAGGCGTGGGCGCTTTCTGTTTTACGTACTGGATCTATTCCCCTGAAAGCGAATTCGGAAATATGTTTTTGGTCGCGGGTCTTTTGGTTAAGGCCGCGTTTTTCGGATTTCATTTTTGGCTTCCCGAAGCGCACTCCGGTTCCCCGGCTCACGCATCCGCCGCTTATTCCGGGATCTTGGTCAATCTTCCTTTGATTCTTTTTCATCAACTCGTCGCACCTTGGCTGGGGAATACGGTTTATATCAAGATTCTGATTCCTCTCGCGGGCTTCGGAGTTCTTTGGGCGGGGCTTTCATCTTTGTTTTCGAGAGACGCGAAGAAGGCGATCGCTTACAGCACGGTGGAGAATATGAACTTTCTGTTTCTCTGCATTCTTCTTTCCGCGTTATGGAAGGACAACGAAGTCGGGAGTTTGAGGGTGTTGAGCCGATCCTTTTCGTTTCTCTTTATTCTTTCTTTGATTCATCACAGCATCAGCAAGACGTTTCAATTTCTTTCCATCGGATATCTCACTAAAATATCAGGTTTTTCGAATGTGGATCAGAATACCGGGGTCGGAAGAATTTCCGGTCTCCCTTCTTCGTTGCTGAGTTTGGGGACGATCAGCTTTCTTGCGATTCCCGGAACGACAGGCTTTTTATCCGAAGCCACCTTCGTGAAGTTAGTCGCCGGTGTTTTGGAAATTCCGGGACAAAGCGCGATTCTCGTACTTCCTTTGCTGATCTTGGTATCTTCAGGTTTGGTGCTGGGCGCCGCGGGTCACTTAAGAATTTTTTTGGGAATGGTATTGTCCAGACCGAGAAACAACTGGCAGGAAAACAAACCTTCCCGTTCGATTTTTTATTCTCTTTCTTTGAGCGGAATTTTGATTCTTCTCGTATCATTGGGAATTTCCGCTTACGCGGTTTATTATTCTCCGACAACCGAATGGCTGGATGAGAAATGGTATCGCGGACTTGCGATCGTCAACTTTTTAGGTCTCGGGATGATTGCGCTCGTAGGAATTTTCGGATGGAGAACGAAAATTTCCAAAAGAAAACTCTGGGATTGCGGGGGAAATTACGGAGGAGCGGACGTCGCGATTCCTTCGGACGGGATTTCAGATCCGCTGGTCCCTTCTTTGGGAAGATATTTCACTAACGAAGACGGGAACTCCAGATTGGACGATGGAATACTTCACGGTATTATAAAATTCTTAAATACTTTCAAGACAAGAGTCAACGAAGCGGACGAAGAATCGATTTCGATCAATCTCGCGTTTTCTTCCGTAACCGTCGTGATTCTTCTGTTCGTGATTATCGGCCTCAAATTAGCCGAGGGAGATTTATGGAAATTATTCTTAAATACCTTGACCCAGTAA
- a CDS encoding NADH-quinone oxidoreductase subunit H, with the protein MEIILKYLDPVIRVLSFIALPFLCGGLVQKIRSYAQGRVGAPVLQILYDTWRMIRKKPVDGPFSGFFTEASPLIACLSGLVVWSLASFEWGSFLLIPFLIGIMRFALLAYSVENGTSFAGMGAAREVILYVFCEPIMILVLVVFESHLVFNANFASLAFGGLFLLGTSLVILAELAKPPFDDPRTHLELTMVHEAMLLEASGSRRALFELAQQFKTCALFLFVAKMGVYHGEFFLNRTVAPFWLDIVAVLGALFVSVCVGYIEANSTRRKWLWVPELLGLNFIFMLFLGILLKLG; encoded by the coding sequence ATGGAAATTATTCTTAAATACCTTGACCCAGTAATTCGGGTATTATCGTTTATCGCACTTCCGTTCCTTTGCGGAGGTCTTGTCCAAAAGATAAGATCGTACGCTCAGGGAAGAGTGGGCGCGCCCGTTCTTCAGATTTTGTACGATACCTGGAGAATGATCCGAAAAAAACCGGTGGACGGACCTTTCTCCGGATTCTTTACGGAAGCTTCTCCGTTGATCGCGTGTTTGTCCGGATTAGTCGTATGGAGTTTGGCGAGTTTCGAATGGGGTTCCTTTCTTCTCATTCCGTTCTTAATCGGAATCATGAGATTTGCGTTGCTCGCTTATTCCGTGGAAAACGGAACCTCGTTTGCGGGGATGGGAGCTGCGCGTGAAGTGATTCTCTACGTTTTCTGCGAACCGATCATGATTCTCGTTCTTGTCGTTTTCGAATCGCACCTCGTATTCAACGCGAACTTTGCGAGCCTCGCCTTCGGCGGTCTTTTTCTTTTGGGAACTTCTTTGGTGATTTTAGCCGAACTCGCCAAACCGCCGTTTGACGATCCTAGAACTCACTTGGAACTAACGATGGTTCACGAAGCGATGTTGTTGGAAGCGTCTGGCAGCAGGAGAGCCCTTTTCGAATTGGCGCAACAATTCAAGACGTGTGCGTTGTTTCTCTTTGTCGCAAAGATGGGCGTTTATCACGGAGAATTCTTTTTGAATAGGACGGTCGCTCCGTTCTGGCTCGATATCGTCGCCGTCTTGGGAGCGCTTTTCGTTTCGGTTTGTGTGGGTTATATAGAAGCGAACAGCACTCGAAGAAAATGGCTCTGGGTTCCCGAGTTGCTCGGTTTGAATTTTATCTTCATGCTCTTTTTGGGCATTCTTCTCAAGTTAGGTTGA